A single region of the Epinephelus moara isolate mb chromosome 12, YSFRI_EMoa_1.0, whole genome shotgun sequence genome encodes:
- the traf3ip2a gene encoding E3 ubiquitin ligase TRAF3IP2 has translation MDSFQGPCPHQSVPVETDERMTSSSLDLAWPPPCNQCSGHTETSKRPQEYGYEQVRGAAHSAGQWRLPQSQRQHQLEPRTAHHAVPQPHFLLPSHLGQMDPLDPAGVWLRGLRQQQMSLYEQDHMVNHSRDFAGPSNWPQDHSVEEEEFLEPPQSLKSNDNCTHYVPSRYPAARVHGPNPVQDSRLRQCACCPPANLPRHKNNNYHHKHEYPADPCEEPQHHQQSWNPPNNRLQLNKDAPNPPRGSVPLCVAPPRDVMHEVSVGLSLQAGPGPATREIRRTISLPEECRNVFITYSVDTAEQIIPFVKFLTNQGFDPAIDIFDNPVRRMGITKWMDRFLNDKSVLIIVVISPKYKEDVEGDGDDEHGLHTKYIHNQIQNEFIQQGCLNFRLVPVLFPNATKRHVPSWLQNTRIYQWPQHTQDLLLRLLREERYIIPQRGTDLTLTVRPL, from the exons ATGGACTCTTTTCAAG GGCCTTGCCCTCATCAGAGCGTTCCTGTTGAGACAGACGAGAGAATGACATCCTCCAGTCTGGACTTAGCCTGGCCTCCCCCTTGCAATCAGTGCAGTGGACATACAGAGACCAGCAAAAGGCCGCAGGAATATGGCTATGAGCAAGTTAGGGGTGCAGCACACAGTGCCGGCCAGTGGAGACTCCCTCAGAGCCAGCGCCAACACCAGCTCGAACCTAGAACAGCCCATCATGCTGTCCCCCAACCTCATTTCCTCCTCCCTTCACACTTAGGACAGATGGACCCCCTGGACCCTGCAGGTGTTTGGCTTCGTGGtctcagacagcagcagatgtCGTTATATGAACAGGACCACATGGTTAACCACAGTAGAGACTTTGCAGGACCTTCAAACTGGCCTCAGGATCACTCTGTGGAGGAAGAAGAATTCTTGGAACCTCCTCAGTCACTGAAGTCTAACGATAACTGCACCCACTATGTCCCATCACGATACCCTGCAGCACGTGTGCACG GCCCCAATCCAGTGCAGGACAGTCGTCTCAGGCAGTGTGCTTGCTGTCCTCCGGCAAATCTGCCCCgtcacaaaaataataattatcatcACAAGCATGAGTACCCAGCGGATCCATGCGAGGAGCCTCAACACCACCAACAGTCATG GAATCCCCCCAATAATAGGCTGCAACTTAATAAAGATGCTCCAAATCCCCCTCGTGGATCTGTGCCCCTTTGTGTGGCCCCTCCTAGAGATGTGATGCACGAGGTCAGTGTGGGTCTCTCCCTCCAGGCTGGTCCAGGGCCAGCCACAAGGGAGATCAGGAGGACCATCAGCCTACCTGAAGAGTGTA GGAACGTTTTCATCACATATTCAGTGGACACGGCCGAACAAATCATTCCTTTCGTCAAATTTCTGACTAATCAAGGGTTCGACCCAGCA ATTGACATCTTTGATAATCCAGTCCGCAGAATGGGCATCACCAAATGGATGGACAGATTTTTGAATGAC AAATCAGTGCTCATCATCGTGGTCATCAGCCCCAAGTACAAGGAGGACGTGGAGGGAGATGGAGACGACGAGCACGGCCTGCACACCAAGTACATTCACAACCAG ATCCAAAATGAGTTCATCCAACAAGGCTGCCTGAACTTCAGACTGGTCCCTGTGTTGTTTCCTAATGCAACCAAG AGACATGTCCCCAGCTGGCTCCAGAACACCAGGATCTACCAGTGGCCCCAGCACACCCAGGACCTGCTGCTGCGCCTGCTCAGGGAGGAGCGCTACATCATCCCACAGCGAGGGACTGACCTCACCCTCACTGTTCGTCCCctctga
- the LOC126399173 gene encoding probable G-protein coupled receptor 139 produces MEEASVTIFVTVQKIYYPLLCVMGIPANLFTFYMICFRKCGMSNTAIIYLSCLAIVDTFYLVWVILLDLTLNFWLLQPFWHSNPWCGLLGFLQYGSLYSSSWIVVVFTIERYLVLRSTVAKQHFSQAWVTKLTCVAIVLVSHLVSVPVSWINIVSHVNLTVGRENMTLPRCHYRDETYSTVIVWITTFLSGGIPIVLVIIFNYLIGYHLCRASKLFTKEERRVMHGRSTRGMLRRTILLLGTVSVTFVVLSLPRFVTYCILRTQYNNENFNRDDYSIPINVAGDLANMLQNLNSTTNFLLYCMVSRRFRQELIRVVTCKAKALELGSVLTHTTMKVFSVIHHKSSPSSNPVTVVLTNLKLTE; encoded by the exons ATGGAGGAAGCCAGTGTCACCATCTTCGTCACTGTTCAGAAGATCTACTATCCTCTCCTTTGCGTCATGGGTATTCCAG CCAACCTCTTCACATTCTACATGATCTGCTTCCGTAAATGCGGGATGTCCAACACGGCCATCATTTACCTGAGCTGTCTGGCCATCGTGGACACCTTCTACCTGGTGTGGGTTATACTTCTTGACCTGACCCTCAACTTTTGGCTACTGCAGCCCTTCTGGCACTCCAATCCCTGGTGTGGCCTCCTGGGATTCCTGCAGTATGGATCGCTCTACAGCTCCTCCTGGATCGTGGTGGTGTTCACCATCGAGCGCTACCTCGTTCTTCGCAGCACAGTGGCCAAGCAGCACTTCTCTCAGGCCTGGGTTACTAAACTGACCTGCGTGGCTATTGTCCTGGTGTCCCATCTTGTCTCTGTGCCAGTGAGCTGGATCAACATTGTTTCGCATGTCAACTTAACAGTAGGCAGGGAGAATATGACGCTGCCCAGGTGTCATTACCGCGATGAGACCTACTCTACTGTTATTGTGTGGATAACCACCTTCCTCTCAGGGGGGATCCCCATCGTGTTGGTCATCATCTTCAACTACCTCATTGGGTACCATCTGTGCCGAGCCAGCAAACTCTTCACCAAGGAAGAACGTCGCGTCATGCATGGGAGGAGCACCAGGGGCATGTTGAGAAGGACCATCCTGCTGCTGGGCACCGTCTCAGTGACCTTTGTTGTCCTCAGCCTGCCCCGCTTTGTCACATATTGCATCCTGAGGACCCAGTACAACAACGAGAACTTCAACAGGGACGACTACAGCATCCCCATCAACGTGGCCGGAGACTTGGCCAACATGCTGCAGAACCTCAATTCCACCACCAACTTCCTGCTCTACTGCATGGTCAGCCGGCGCTTCCGGCAGGAGCTGATCCGGGTGGTGACTTGTAAGGCGAAGGCACTTGAGCTTGGCTCTGTCCTCACCCACACCACCATGAAAGTGTTCTCAGTGATACATCATAAGTCCTCGCCATCCAGCAACCCTGTGACTGTGGTGCTCACCAATCTCAAACTGACAGAGTAG